The stretch of DNA CATTTATTTCCTGTTCTATTTGTTCAACACTTTTTTGCACCTCTGACAGGTTATATTCTTCCACATCCTCTTCAGGAAAATCAATATTAGCCTCAATAAGCGCAGTTATCTCAAGCAATTTCTGCTGTATATCATTTATCTTATTGGAAAGCCCTCCAGACAATTGTCCCATAGCCAGGCGCATAGCATCATCTGTATTAGCCCTTATAATATCAATAATTGATTCAGCTTGTATTAAATCCAGCCTTCCATTTAAAAAAGCACGCTTAGTAAATTCACCAGGCTCTGCCAGGCGTGCCCCCATTTTTAAAACTAACTCCAATATTTTACGCATCGGCAGCGCTCCGCCGTGGCAATTAATTTCAATCACATCTTCTTTAGTATAAGAATGTGGTGCTCTCATGACCCCAACTAAAACCTCATCTATGATTTCCCCACTATCAGGGTCATGGATATAACCATAAATAAGTTTAAATGTTTGCTGATGCCAGTTAGTTTTTTGTCTTGTATGAAATATGTTATCGATTATTTCGGTAGCTTCCGGTCCGCTTATCCTGACTATACCGATACCGCCTTCACCTAATGGAGTTGAAATAGCGGCAATGGTGTCGCCAATCATTAAAAGATACCTCCGTTTTAAAAAACCCAGCCCGGGTTTTTCCGTGCTGGGTTAATTATCATATTTATTTTTTCGGTGCTATAATTATTTTGCGATAGGGCTCTTCTCCCTCACTAAATGTGTATATATCATCCCTACCCTGAAGTGCGGTATGAATTATTCTTCTTTCCATTGAATTCATAGGCTCCAATATTACATTGCGACCCCTTTGGCGTGCTTTATCCGCTAATTTATAAGCCAACTTTTTTAATGTATCCTCTCTTCGCTTGCGATATCCCTCGATATCAATAAAAATCCTTTTTCTTTTCTCCATATTTTTATTGGCAGATAAATTTACTAAGTATTGTAATGCATCCAAAGTTTCTCCCCGTCTGCCTATTAATATACCCAAATCAGGACCGTTTATATTTATCAGTATTTTTTCATCTTTTTCAATCAAATCTATATCTACATTCAAATTCATTAACTTCATAATTTTACCAAGTAATCCCCGGGCCTGTCTGGCCGCTGTTTCTTTTATTTTAACTCTAACCCTAGCCGGCTTGACACCTATAAATCCAAACAGCCCTTTACTAGGTTCTTCTATAATTTCTATATCAACTTCTTCTCGAGAAACGTTTAATTCAGCCAGGGCAATTTCAACTGCATCGTCTACTGTTTTGCCGCTCTTTTCAATATAACTCACTTCGAAGGAGCTCCCTCCTTTGCTTGCTCAACCTGCCTATTAACCAATAATTGTTGTGTAAATCCCAATATATTAAACATCACCCAGTATAATACTAAGCCAGATGGCACTGTAGTACTTATCCAAGCAATAAATACAGGCATCATATACAGCATCATGCGCTGTGTTTGATCAGCTGTCGATGTGGTTAATCTTGTCTGCATGAATGTAGTAACGCCTGCCAGTACAGGTAAAATAAAAAAGGGGTCCTTATCTGATAATGTATTTATCCAAAAAAATCCTGCATGTTCAGTACTCTTAAATTCTATATGCAATAATGAGCGATATAAAGCAATGAGTATAGGCATTTGTACCAAAATAGGTAGGCAACCAGCCATGGGATTAACATTATGTTCCTTGTACATTTCCATAATTTTTTGCTGCATTTTTTGCGGATCTTTATTTTTATACTTCTCTTGAATCTCTTTAAGCTTGGGTTGTATTTCTTGCATCTTTTTCATTGACACCATTTGTTTTTGGTTCAATGGAAACAAAACTAATTTAATTAAAATTGTCAATATGATAATAGCCAAAC from Desulfoscipio gibsoniae DSM 7213 encodes:
- the jag gene encoding RNA-binding cell elongation regulator Jag/EloR, producing the protein MSYIEKSGKTVDDAVEIALAELNVSREEVDIEIIEEPSKGLFGFIGVKPARVRVKIKETAARQARGLLGKIMKLMNLNVDIDLIEKDEKILININGPDLGILIGRRGETLDALQYLVNLSANKNMEKRKRIFIDIEGYRKRREDTLKKLAYKLADKARQRGRNVILEPMNSMERRIIHTALQGRDDIYTFSEGEEPYRKIIIAPKK
- a CDS encoding YidC/Oxa1 family membrane protein insertase, whose protein sequence is MGELFQILVNGITSLTHWLYEWTVTLGLPSYGLAIIILTILIKLVLFPLNQKQMVSMKKMQEIQPKLKEIQEKYKNKDPQKMQQKIMEMYKEHNVNPMAGCLPILVQMPILIALYRSLLHIEFKSTEHAGFFWINTLSDKDPFFILPVLAGVTTFMQTRLTTSTADQTQRMMLYMMPVFIAWISTTVPSGLVLYWVMFNILGFTQQLLVNRQVEQAKEGAPSK